Proteins encoded in a region of the Gloeocapsa sp. PCC 73106 genome:
- a CDS encoding uracil-DNA glycosylase family protein — MLESLLIAIQAEAKRASFPLDSEVYTAVGKDPTYPILFAGNLKAEICFFGRDLGKDEVLAGQPLYGASGTLVRQGFYKGIHGKVAPNKQELASVCERILLTNTVPYKPPGNKAYTQEVKERFRPFIERLLVLNWQGKQIITLGTEAFKWYSPYGSKGEVKSFFERGDRYQSQLTVTLVASDEQGLQHQRRVTLLPLPHPSPLNQKYYAQFPQLLQQRLDQCEF; from the coding sequence ATGTTAGAAAGTTTATTAATCGCGATTCAAGCCGAAGCGAAGCGAGCTAGTTTTCCCCTAGATTCAGAGGTTTATACAGCAGTGGGGAAAGATCCCACCTATCCGATTCTCTTTGCGGGTAATCTCAAAGCTGAAATCTGTTTTTTTGGTAGAGATTTAGGTAAAGACGAGGTTTTAGCGGGTCAACCCCTCTATGGCGCCTCTGGTACCTTAGTGCGTCAAGGGTTCTATAAAGGGATTCACGGTAAAGTGGCACCAAATAAACAGGAATTGGCAAGCGTCTGTGAACGAATTTTACTCACCAATACGGTACCCTACAAGCCCCCAGGAAACAAAGCCTACACTCAAGAGGTAAAGGAACGTTTTCGCCCTTTTATTGAGCGTCTTTTGGTTTTAAATTGGCAAGGAAAACAGATTATTACTCTGGGTACCGAAGCTTTTAAATGGTATTCTCCCTATGGTTCTAAGGGAGAAGTAAAGAGCTTTTTTGAACGGGGCGATCGCTATCAAAGCCAGTTAACTGTAACTCTTGTTGCTAGCGATGAACAGGGTTTACAGCATCAACGACGCGTTACCCTTTTACCTTTACCCCATCCTTCCCCCCTCAATCAGAAATACTACGCCCAGTTCCCTCAATTGCTACAGCAGAGACTGGATCAATGTGAGTTTTGA